A single window of Pseudomonadota bacterium DNA harbors:
- a CDS encoding dockerin type I domain-containing protein has protein sequence MHRHLAPLLLGMVLVFHSHGAMGQTQWMDWTALTNPSGPTAVSGVLGASGITATMSSTGNSATIYGPNTFIDNSYDWATNSYTPMLVGSDGLYLENLVANSDDTWTIEFSQTVYNPTFHVFGLERTYTFNDAISVISANRFDYSLSDNSITATAFTTLHGTLQMSGAFDSITIVASGISNNGHNRDAIYFQLGASAVAPDADEDGINDFADNCTLVSNPDQRDTDNDGQGNICDFDYNNDCVINFLDLAALSFAFGSIVGDQNFDENIDLNEDGVINFLDFGMPPNNFETYFNGPPGPSADQCMDMT, from the coding sequence ATGCATCGCCACCTCGCACCACTCTTGCTCGGTATGGTATTGGTATTTCATTCACATGGCGCGATGGGCCAAACGCAGTGGATGGACTGGACGGCACTCACCAACCCGTCAGGTCCGACCGCGGTCAGTGGCGTACTGGGCGCCAGCGGCATCACCGCAACAATGAGCAGTACTGGCAACTCAGCCACGATCTATGGTCCAAATACCTTTATCGACAATAGTTACGACTGGGCGACAAACAGTTACACACCGATGTTGGTTGGCTCTGACGGGCTGTATCTGGAGAACCTTGTCGCCAACTCGGATGATACCTGGACAATCGAGTTTTCGCAGACCGTCTACAATCCAACCTTTCATGTTTTTGGTCTGGAGCGAACGTACACGTTTAATGACGCAATTAGCGTGATCAGTGCCAACCGCTTCGACTACTCACTCAGTGACAATTCGATTACCGCCACCGCCTTTACGACCTTGCATGGCACCCTTCAAATGTCGGGCGCCTTTGATTCAATCACCATTGTGGCTTCCGGCATCTCCAACAACGGCCACAATCGGGATGCTATTTACTTTCAATTGGGTGCGAGCGCTGTCGCGCCCGATGCCGACGAAGACGGCATCAACGATTTTGCCGACAATTGCACACTGGTTTCCAATCCCGATCAGAGAGACACCGACAACGATGGTCAGGGGAACATATGCGACTTTGACTACAACAATGACTGCGTCATCAATTTCCTCGATTTGGCGGCGCTCTCATTTGCGTTCGGCTCAATCGTTGGCGATCAGAACTTTGATGAGAATATTGACCTTAACGAGGATGGGGTGATCAATTTCTTGGATTTCGGCATGCCACCTAACAATTTCGAAACGTACTTCAATGGACCGCCAGGACCGAGTGCCGATCAGTGCATGGATATGACGTAA
- a CDS encoding TonB-dependent siderophore receptor → MKFLTYYLASAAAVAAVVPASFAQSDSGEQLEEVEVFGRYLYVDQVNAVKTPTPIIDVPQSLSIFTAEQIALQGLSSIGEVVNYTPGVNTSQGEGHRDAVVFRGVRSTADFFIDGVRDDVQYYRPLYNLEQVEILRGPNALLFGRGGTGGVLNRVTKKSVIDETFTNYQLTFDSFGEFGGQLDTNYSISNKSALRVNFMYESLDNHRDFFDGTQIGFNPTARFQISPDTTVDVSYEYVDHERFIDRGIPTGADGEPVEAFDEIVFGDAALNETTLEAHLFRATVEHAFTANMKGRASLFHGDYDKLYQNFYASAFDPDTNIVGIDGYIDTTERQNTILSADLIGELVTGRIGHTLVAGFEFIDTSNDNDRFNPVWSGSNDDVEFFNVMRPLMFENGMGVNASGDTTAMTFSDLNDDTAADVEVFSFYLQDEIEFSEQLDVVLGLRFDSFDIDVDNLDPDNLESRNRKDDEVSPRFGVVYKPVENVSIYGSYSESFLPRSGEQFANINGDNNRLDPNTFSNMEVGIKWDFVNSLSLTAAIFEIEQESPVVSDADASQFDIIRTTVDGFEAQLQGRLTDTWTISAGYSYLDGKQANGTLRPRELPENMFSVWNTYQPTEKIGVGFGLTYQDESFINNSNSATLPAYTRADAMVFYNLSDTMRIQLNVENLTDEEYFPNSHSTHQATVGAPLNARLTFVSRQF, encoded by the coding sequence ATGAAATTCCTTACTTATTATTTGGCCTCAGCGGCGGCTGTGGCCGCCGTCGTGCCGGCGTCATTTGCGCAATCGGATTCGGGTGAACAACTCGAAGAAGTCGAAGTATTTGGTCGATACCTATACGTCGACCAGGTAAACGCGGTGAAGACACCAACGCCCATTATTGATGTCCCGCAGAGTCTGTCGATCTTCACGGCCGAACAAATTGCGCTCCAAGGACTCAGTAGCATCGGCGAAGTTGTTAACTACACGCCGGGTGTGAACACCTCTCAAGGCGAGGGTCATCGTGATGCTGTCGTGTTTAGAGGCGTGCGTTCGACCGCCGACTTTTTCATCGATGGCGTGCGTGATGACGTCCAATACTATCGGCCGCTCTACAACCTCGAACAGGTTGAAATATTGCGCGGTCCAAACGCTCTGCTTTTCGGTCGAGGCGGAACGGGTGGTGTACTCAATCGTGTGACGAAGAAGAGTGTCATTGATGAGACGTTCACAAACTATCAACTTACGTTTGATTCATTCGGTGAGTTTGGCGGTCAGCTGGATACCAATTATTCCATCAGCAACAAGTCTGCGCTTCGAGTTAACTTCATGTATGAGAGCTTGGACAATCATCGGGATTTCTTTGATGGTACTCAAATCGGCTTCAATCCAACCGCGCGGTTTCAAATTAGCCCTGATACAACAGTCGATGTTTCTTATGAATACGTCGATCACGAACGTTTTATCGATCGCGGCATTCCGACCGGTGCAGACGGAGAGCCGGTGGAGGCGTTTGATGAGATCGTATTTGGGGATGCCGCACTCAATGAAACGACTCTGGAAGCGCATCTCTTCCGTGCCACGGTTGAGCATGCCTTTACCGCTAATATGAAGGGCCGAGCAAGCCTGTTTCATGGCGACTATGACAAGCTCTATCAGAATTTTTATGCATCCGCTTTTGATCCCGACACGAATATTGTTGGGATCGACGGTTACATTGATACGACCGAGCGTCAGAACACGATTCTATCCGCCGATCTTATTGGCGAGCTTGTAACGGGCAGGATTGGTCATACGTTGGTCGCGGGATTCGAGTTTATCGATACGTCAAATGACAATGATCGTTTTAATCCAGTGTGGAGTGGCTCAAATGATGATGTTGAGTTCTTTAACGTGATGCGCCCATTGATGTTTGAGAACGGTATGGGCGTCAATGCCAGCGGTGACACGACTGCGATGACGTTCTCAGACTTGAACGACGATACCGCGGCTGATGTCGAAGTATTCTCATTCTATCTTCAGGATGAAATTGAATTCTCCGAGCAGTTAGATGTTGTGTTAGGTCTTCGTTTCGATAGCTTTGATATCGACGTTGACAATCTAGACCCCGATAACCTCGAGTCCCGAAACCGAAAAGATGATGAGGTGTCTCCTCGGTTTGGGGTTGTTTATAAGCCAGTCGAAAATGTCTCGATCTACGGAAGCTACAGCGAGAGTTTCTTACCAAGATCGGGTGAGCAGTTTGCGAATATTAATGGTGACAATAATCGGCTGGACCCAAATACCTTCTCGAACATGGAGGTCGGTATTAAATGGGATTTCGTCAACAGCCTGAGCCTTACGGCCGCGATCTTCGAGATCGAGCAAGAGTCGCCGGTCGTGTCGGATGCGGATGCCAGTCAGTTCGATATTATTCGTACGACCGTTGATGGTTTTGAAGCGCAGTTACAGGGCCGGTTAACTGACACTTGGACGATTTCCGCAGGTTACAGCTACCTAGACGGCAAACAAGCAAACGGCACGCTTCGGCCTCGTGAGCTTCCTGAAAACATGTTCTCAGTCTGGAATACCTATCAGCCTACAGAGAAAATCGGCGTGGGTTTCGGTCTCACCTATCAAGACGAGAGCTTTATCAATAACAGCAATAGCGCGACGTTGCCCGCCTATACGCGAGCCGATGCGATGGTCTTCTACAATCTGTCAGACACGATGCGTATTCAGTTGAACGTAGAGAATTTGACCGATGAAGAGTACTTTCCAAATTCGCACAGCACGCATCAGGCGACAGTTGGTGCCCCGCTTAATGCTAGGCTGACCTTTGTTAGTCGACAGTTCTGA
- a CDS encoding cytochrome-c peroxidase produces MNRGVWAIVLSVTMLALAGCEGEGASGAAPELPYTAFFSPLPEAPLFPTTNAFSDEKRTLGEFLFWDPILSGQMNVSCASCHHPEFAWSDGRPKSIGADGQGLGPERVGQQVTPFHSPTVLDSGFAGIGNAALPTYFESGPYFWDARAATLEAQALDPIRSALEMRGPFLTDTEIFPEIVSRLNAIPEYQTLFQAAFEGPDPISMDNVAKALATFQRTLISAPTRFDAFLAGDESALTADEVTGLNKFINAGCTDCHSGPMLSDFIIRPTQPVLENLDAVRTAPLRNVALTPPYMQDGSQATLRDAVALYEDRDDLGVTLEDDDFGDIERFLNTVNTSRFYGEVPTYVPSQLPVGGDILGP; encoded by the coding sequence ATGAATCGTGGCGTTTGGGCTATTGTGTTGAGTGTGACGATGCTGGCGTTAGCCGGCTGTGAGGGTGAGGGTGCATCGGGCGCAGCACCCGAATTGCCCTATACGGCGTTTTTTTCACCTTTGCCTGAGGCACCGCTATTTCCGACCACCAACGCGTTCTCGGACGAGAAACGCACACTCGGCGAGTTTCTCTTTTGGGATCCGATTTTATCGGGACAAATGAATGTCTCATGCGCGTCGTGCCATCACCCCGAGTTCGCCTGGTCTGACGGACGCCCCAAATCGATCGGTGCGGACGGTCAGGGACTCGGGCCGGAAAGAGTGGGTCAGCAAGTCACACCGTTCCATTCGCCCACGGTGCTCGATTCGGGATTTGCTGGCATTGGCAATGCGGCTCTCCCGACGTATTTTGAGTCGGGCCCCTATTTTTGGGACGCGCGCGCTGCGACGCTTGAGGCGCAAGCCTTGGATCCAATACGAAGCGCGTTGGAGATGCGAGGGCCGTTTTTAACCGACACTGAAATCTTTCCCGAGATCGTTTCGCGCCTAAATGCCATACCTGAATATCAGACTCTTTTTCAGGCCGCTTTCGAGGGGCCTGACCCGATCAGTATGGACAATGTTGCGAAGGCCTTGGCGACTTTTCAGCGCACACTCATTTCCGCGCCCACGCGTTTTGACGCGTTTCTCGCCGGTGACGAATCAGCGCTCACGGCAGATGAAGTAACGGGTTTGAATAAATTTATCAACGCCGGTTGCACTGATTGCCACTCCGGTCCGATGCTATCCGATTTTATTATTCGTCCGACCCAACCTGTCCTTGAAAACCTAGATGCCGTGCGAACCGCTCCCCTGAGGAATGTCGCGCTTACACCCCCGTATATGCAGGATGGATCTCAAGCGACGCTACGCGACGCCGTTGCACTCTATGAGGACCGCGACGATTTAGGCGTGACACTTGAAGACGATGACTTCGGTGATATCGAACGCTTTTTAAACACCGTGAACACGTCGCGTTTTTACGGCGAGGTGCCGACGTATGTCCCCAGTCAATTACCGGTTGGCGGGGATATTCTTGGTCCGTAG
- a CDS encoding gamma-glutamylcyclotransferase family protein — MPSPEMLNVATQFADILTALALIVAGIWGVRNYRRVKRIDAAKWLHELGREFQTSPDMERGKILLDYQYRDRVEPLLSRLVIHWNEGLSEEDLSDILAIDKVLNEFEHLLYLEQYGHITRADRQTYFGSWFALFRQPHRGVLRRYCTNYGYTQLADQCLPEHHQTQADEYILVYGTLCKGQDMHKKLRMHELCEFVDEVRVSGCLYDLGEYPGLVLYDDLDDEDKATSSTVAVQLFRVTEPDRPSKPKEVLTNIDKYERCFPPPVGVSEYRRTTLSVHVEKISRNVDAWLYVYQKDTTGRPHVVDLNWSDYLAQRSGPS, encoded by the coding sequence ATGCCTTCTCCAGAAATGCTAAATGTGGCCACTCAGTTTGCGGATATCCTCACAGCCCTTGCGTTGATCGTTGCGGGAATTTGGGGTGTGCGAAACTATCGAAGAGTTAAACGCATTGACGCCGCAAAGTGGTTACATGAGTTGGGGCGCGAGTTTCAAACCTCACCGGACATGGAACGCGGCAAAATACTCTTGGACTATCAATACCGAGATCGGGTTGAGCCCCTGTTGTCGCGGTTAGTCATCCATTGGAATGAAGGGCTCTCTGAGGAAGATCTCAGTGATATCTTGGCCATTGACAAAGTGCTGAACGAGTTCGAGCATCTTTTATATCTTGAGCAATACGGTCACATCACTCGAGCGGATAGACAGACGTATTTCGGTTCGTGGTTTGCGCTGTTTCGTCAGCCCCATCGAGGTGTATTGCGGCGCTATTGCACCAACTATGGCTATACACAGCTTGCCGATCAGTGCTTGCCTGAACATCATCAGACTCAGGCAGATGAGTATATTCTGGTCTATGGCACGCTCTGTAAGGGCCAAGATATGCACAAGAAGCTGCGTATGCATGAGTTATGTGAGTTTGTCGATGAAGTGCGCGTGAGCGGGTGTCTCTACGATTTAGGGGAGTACCCGGGTCTGGTTCTCTATGATGATCTGGATGATGAAGACAAAGCAACGTCATCGACGGTTGCCGTTCAGCTCTTTCGAGTAACCGAGCCTGATCGGCCGTCAAAACCCAAAGAAGTGCTGACCAACATCGATAAGTATGAGCGCTGCTTTCCTCCGCCAGTTGGCGTATCGGAGTACCGGCGCACAACGCTGTCGGTGCACGTAGAAAAAATATCGCGGAATGTCGACGCCTGGTTATATGTCTACCAAAAGGATACGACAGGGCGTCCACATGTCGTTGACCTGAATTGGAGCGATTATCTTGCCCAGCGATCTGGCCCAAGCTAG
- a CDS encoding S8 family serine peptidase: MTFEIDRANGTFVRLCVATVVAFLLTPFSFAADPLSRTASQNSNQIIVKFNANNASTMGRAAQTRDIQALDRAVTSMLSVNVRHARQIATGGDVFRLERWYSHADLQKRLAKLNADPAVEYAEIDRLMKPMATPNDPRYNEQWHYFENTGGIRLPAAWDSSTGSGVVVAVLDTGYRSHPDLNANLIGGYDMIGDTFVSVDGNGRDSDATDPGDWASAGQCGPGEPASSSSWHGTHVAGTVAAVSNNNVGVAGVAYNAKVVPVRVLGRCGGYTSDIADGIIWAAGGSVSGVPSNANPADVLNMSLGGGGSCSSTTQSAINSARGNGAVVVVAAGNSNVNASNANPANCSGVVTVAATNRSGGKAYYSNFGSLVDVAAPGGDVRGNASNGVLSTLNSGSQGPGSSNYEFYQGTSMAAPHVAGVAALMLAVDGSLTPNEIENTLKNTARSFPASCSQCGSGIVDANAAVDAVSPSNPPPSGGNELTNGVAKTGLSASQGNVLRYTLDVPAGATNLSFSISGGSGDADLYVRFGSEPTTSSYDCRPYLNGNNETCTISNVQAGTYHVMVRAYATFSGVSLVGSFDEPSGGGNSGGSGGVDNLSASRGNWVRYTVEIPSGMSSLVVSISGGSGDADLYLRYGSAPSTSSYNCRPYLNGNNETCTINNPQAGTWHIGIRAYRTFSGVDLTASWQP, from the coding sequence ATGACGTTCGAAATTGACCGTGCCAACGGCACGTTCGTGCGCCTCTGTGTTGCTACAGTGGTTGCTTTTCTTCTCACTCCATTCTCATTCGCGGCCGATCCTCTCTCACGGACCGCATCGCAAAACAGCAATCAAATCATTGTGAAATTTAACGCGAATAACGCATCGACGATGGGCCGCGCTGCCCAGACACGCGATATTCAAGCGTTGGATCGAGCGGTAACATCGATGCTGAGTGTAAACGTTCGACACGCGCGTCAAATCGCTACTGGCGGTGACGTGTTTCGACTTGAGCGCTGGTACAGTCATGCCGATCTACAAAAGCGACTCGCTAAGCTCAATGCCGATCCTGCGGTGGAGTACGCCGAAATTGATCGACTGATGAAGCCGATGGCGACGCCGAATGATCCGCGCTACAACGAACAGTGGCACTACTTTGAAAACACTGGCGGAATACGCTTGCCTGCCGCTTGGGACTCGTCCACAGGCAGTGGTGTAGTGGTGGCGGTCCTGGACACCGGATACCGTTCACATCCCGATTTGAACGCCAATTTGATTGGCGGTTACGACATGATTGGCGATACGTTTGTGTCAGTCGATGGTAACGGTCGCGATTCCGATGCCACTGATCCAGGCGACTGGGCCAGTGCGGGTCAGTGCGGTCCCGGTGAGCCCGCATCCAGTAGTAGTTGGCACGGCACGCATGTAGCCGGAACCGTTGCGGCAGTTTCAAACAATAATGTCGGTGTGGCAGGTGTGGCCTACAACGCGAAAGTGGTGCCGGTGCGGGTGCTTGGACGATGTGGGGGTTATACATCCGATATTGCCGACGGCATTATTTGGGCGGCAGGCGGTAGCGTCAGCGGCGTGCCAAGCAATGCTAATCCAGCCGACGTGCTCAATATGAGCCTGGGCGGTGGCGGTAGCTGCAGCAGCACGACCCAGTCGGCCATTAACTCTGCACGCGGTAATGGCGCCGTCGTCGTCGTTGCGGCCGGCAATTCAAACGTGAACGCATCGAACGCGAATCCGGCTAATTGCAGCGGTGTCGTGACAGTAGCGGCAACAAATCGCAGTGGTGGCAAGGCGTATTACTCCAACTTCGGGAGTTTGGTCGATGTGGCGGCGCCAGGTGGCGACGTGCGGGGCAATGCATCGAACGGTGTGTTGTCGACCTTGAATTCTGGTTCACAAGGACCGGGCAGCAGCAACTACGAGTTCTACCAAGGCACCAGTATGGCGGCACCGCATGTAGCAGGTGTGGCGGCACTGATGTTGGCGGTGGATGGGTCGCTTACGCCCAATGAAATTGAAAATACGCTGAAAAACACGGCGCGTTCGTTTCCCGCTTCGTGTAGTCAATGCGGCAGCGGCATCGTTGACGCCAATGCGGCAGTGGATGCGGTGTCACCCTCTAATCCGCCCCCCAGCGGCGGTAATGAGTTAACCAATGGTGTTGCCAAAACCGGCTTGAGTGCCTCACAGGGTAACGTGTTGCGTTACACGCTCGACGTGCCAGCTGGCGCTACTAACCTAAGCTTCAGTATCAGTGGTGGCAGCGGCGACGCTGATTTGTATGTGCGCTTTGGTTCCGAGCCAACCACCAGTAGCTATGATTGTCGTCCGTACCTCAACGGCAATAACGAAACCTGTACAATCTCCAATGTTCAGGCGGGCACGTATCATGTCATGGTGCGCGCGTACGCGACCTTCTCAGGCGTGTCGCTTGTCGGCAGTTTCGATGAGCCATCCGGCGGCGGAAACTCTGGTGGTTCCGGCGGCGTCGACAATCTGTCGGCATCACGCGGCAACTGGGTGCGCTACACGGTGGAAATCCCATCAGGCATGTCGAGCTTGGTAGTTAGCATAAGTGGTGGATCCGGCGATGCCGACCTTTACTTACGCTATGGCTCCGCGCCGAGCACCAGTAGCTACAATTGCCGACCTTATCTGAACGGCAACAACGAAACGTGCACAATCAACAATCCACAGGCCGGCACTTGGCATATTGGGATTCGTGCGTATCGCACGTTCTCAGGAGTCGATCTAACGGCAAGCTGGCAGCCCTAA
- a CDS encoding cytochrome c peroxidase, whose protein sequence is MSLAAHGGIASFTLPDETAFDDIPADPANPITAEKVALGQVLYHETGLATQATDINRTGTYSCATCHHSSAGFKAGVPQGIADGGEGFGLVGEGRLLGDNMDATAPAGSPLLPDIQPVASPTTLNVAYQEVMLWNGQFGNASNSSINSGIPDSILSTPGTPKEENARGLSGVEIQAIAGLGVHRLSVEGDSLLQNQPDYMQLFTAAYPSSTDTLEDAAKAIAAYERTLLTNRAPFQKWLRGNDNAMTDKELRGALLFFGKANCVNCHTGPALSSRPGSTADAVFMAIGFADLDTTDPRVHGSVSDAVSRGRGGFTGNAADDFKFKIPSLYNLADTAVYGHGASFTNVRDIVAYKNTAVPQKTLPGTQLDSRFQPLGLTIHEIDALTAFLETALYDAELDRYVPSSLPTGNCFPNADVQSRADLGC, encoded by the coding sequence TTGAGCCTCGCCGCCCATGGCGGTATCGCGTCGTTCACGCTGCCCGACGAAACCGCGTTTGACGATATTCCGGCCGATCCGGCCAACCCGATCACCGCAGAAAAGGTGGCGCTCGGGCAAGTGCTTTATCACGAAACAGGATTAGCGACTCAGGCCACTGATATCAATCGCACGGGCACCTATAGCTGCGCCACCTGTCATCACAGTTCGGCGGGATTCAAAGCCGGTGTTCCGCAGGGCATCGCTGATGGAGGCGAGGGCTTCGGCCTCGTGGGCGAGGGGCGTTTGCTTGGCGACAACATGGACGCAACCGCACCCGCCGGCTCGCCGCTGTTGCCGGATATACAGCCTGTGGCGTCACCCACTACGCTTAACGTCGCCTATCAAGAGGTGATGCTCTGGAACGGTCAATTCGGTAATGCGAGTAATAGCTCAATTAACAGCGGTATACCTGACTCCATTTTGAGCACGCCCGGCACACCCAAAGAAGAAAACGCCCGAGGCCTATCCGGTGTTGAGATCCAAGCGATCGCCGGACTGGGAGTACACCGACTTAGTGTTGAAGGCGATTCACTGCTTCAGAACCAGCCTGACTACATGCAGTTATTTACCGCGGCGTACCCATCGAGCACCGACACACTCGAGGACGCGGCTAAGGCCATCGCTGCCTATGAACGCACCCTTCTGACCAACCGTGCGCCGTTTCAGAAATGGTTGCGTGGTAACGATAACGCCATGACCGACAAAGAGCTTCGCGGCGCGCTGCTGTTCTTTGGTAAAGCCAATTGCGTGAACTGTCATACCGGACCAGCATTGAGTTCCCGCCCAGGTTCAACGGCGGATGCGGTGTTTATGGCCATTGGTTTTGCCGACTTAGACACCACCGACCCTCGCGTTCATGGCAGCGTGAGCGACGCGGTTTCGCGTGGTCGAGGCGGCTTCACTGGCAATGCGGCAGACGATTTTAAGTTTAAGATCCCGTCTCTATACAATCTGGCGGACACCGCGGTATACGGTCACGGCGCATCATTTACCAATGTGCGAGACATCGTGGCCTATAAAAACACGGCGGTGCCTCAAAAGACACTACCGGGCACCCAACTCGATAGTCGATTCCAGCCTCTGGGTCTGACTATTCACGAAATCGACGCGCTGACTGCCTTTCTGGAAACCGCGCTATACGACGCAGAACTGGATCGCTATGTGCCTAGTTCACTTCCGACCGGAAACTGTTTCCCCAATGCGGACGTGCAGTCTCGCGCGGACTTAGGCTGTTAG